A region from the Aeromicrobium choanae genome encodes:
- a CDS encoding ABC transporter permease encodes MKWRRFLVSRLVRLAFVLVAITTLTFLMMHLAPGDPARLVAGMDADEQAVQVARERLGLDQPMYQQFLDYVGGLLRGDMGTSFATSQPVTDEIAQKIGPTAQLAVFGMAIILLVGLPMGIIGAVMTRNGHRAFEVIFSGSTGAMASIPQYLIATFLAFFFAVTWQIFPVAGSGSLNAAVLPAIAIAIRPAASIARLVRVRTLEVLESPYVRTARSKRLPTRKLYLAHVFPNSITTMLAMGGVTFASLLGGAVIVEQVFARLGLGTTLVHSVLVGDYPVVQGIVLVLGFAVVVVNALVDIILGIVDPRTMEAGR; translated from the coding sequence ATGAAATGGCGTCGGTTCCTGGTGTCCCGGCTCGTCCGGCTCGCCTTCGTGCTGGTGGCGATCACCACCCTCACGTTCCTGATGATGCACCTGGCCCCGGGCGATCCCGCCCGGCTCGTGGCCGGCATGGACGCGGACGAGCAGGCCGTGCAGGTCGCTCGTGAGCGCCTCGGCCTCGACCAGCCCATGTACCAGCAGTTCCTCGACTACGTCGGCGGGCTCCTCCGCGGTGACATGGGCACGTCCTTCGCGACGAGCCAGCCGGTCACCGACGAGATCGCCCAGAAGATCGGGCCCACCGCCCAGCTGGCCGTCTTCGGCATGGCGATCATCCTGCTGGTCGGCCTGCCGATGGGCATCATCGGCGCCGTGATGACCCGCAACGGTCACCGCGCGTTCGAGGTCATCTTCAGTGGCTCGACCGGTGCGATGGCCTCGATCCCGCAGTACCTGATCGCGACGTTCCTGGCGTTCTTCTTCGCCGTGACGTGGCAGATCTTCCCGGTCGCGGGCTCCGGGTCGCTCAACGCGGCCGTGCTGCCGGCGATCGCCATCGCGATCCGGCCGGCGGCCTCGATCGCCCGACTCGTCCGCGTCCGCACGCTGGAGGTGCTGGAGTCGCCGTACGTCCGCACCGCACGCAGCAAGCGGCTGCCGACGCGCAAGCTCTACCTCGCGCACGTGTTCCCCAACTCGATCACCACGATGCTGGCGATGGGCGGCGTGACGTTCGCCAGCCTGCTCGGTGGCGCGGTCATCGTCGAGCAGGTCTTCGCCCGGCTGGGCCTGGGCACCACCCTCGTCCACAGCGTCCTCGTCGGCGACTACCCGGTCGTGCAGGGCATCGTCCTGGTGCTCGGCTTCGCGGTGGTCGTGGTCAACGCGCTGGTGGACATCATCCTCGGGATCGTCGATCCCCGGACCATGGAGGCGGGCCGATGA
- a CDS encoding SDR family oxidoreductase: MDINGKVAVVTGAGGGIGAALADALVAGGARVVLADLKADGVESVAARLNEATPGSAVAIAGDVSRTDQIEKLIAAAEESFGPVDVYFANAGVGGGVDLEASEEDWDLAHQVNVMAHVRAARLLVPGWVERGQGYFVSTASAAGLLTQIGSATYSVSKHGAVAFAEWLSITYGDQGVAVSCLCPMGVNTDMLTGGAPITNETQRRAAQAVTDAGGVLEADEVAAIVLRAMEAEEFLILPHPEVKVFQSRKSGDIDRWLAGMRRYQASLA, encoded by the coding sequence ATGGACATCAACGGCAAGGTCGCCGTCGTCACCGGAGCCGGTGGCGGCATCGGCGCCGCCCTGGCCGACGCGCTGGTCGCAGGCGGCGCGCGCGTCGTCCTCGCGGACCTGAAGGCCGACGGCGTCGAGTCCGTGGCCGCCCGCCTCAACGAGGCCACGCCCGGCTCGGCCGTGGCGATCGCCGGCGACGTGTCCCGCACCGACCAGATCGAGAAGCTCATCGCGGCCGCCGAGGAGTCCTTCGGCCCGGTCGACGTCTACTTCGCCAACGCCGGAGTCGGCGGGGGAGTGGACCTGGAGGCCTCCGAGGAGGACTGGGACCTCGCCCATCAGGTCAACGTCATGGCGCACGTGCGCGCCGCCCGCCTGCTCGTCCCCGGCTGGGTCGAGCGCGGCCAGGGCTACTTCGTCTCGACCGCCTCGGCGGCCGGGCTGCTCACGCAGATCGGCTCGGCGACCTACTCGGTCTCCAAGCACGGCGCGGTGGCCTTCGCCGAGTGGCTCTCGATCACCTACGGCGACCAGGGTGTCGCCGTCAGCTGCCTGTGCCCCATGGGCGTCAACACCGACATGCTCACCGGCGGCGCGCCCATCACCAACGAGACGCAGCGCCGTGCCGCGCAGGCCGTCACCGACGCCGGTGGCGTGCTCGAGGCCGACGAGGTGGCCGCGATCGTGCTCCGGGCCATGGAGGCCGAGGAGTTCCTCATCCTGCCGCACCCCGAGGTGAAGGTGTTCCAGTCGCGCAAGTCCGGCGACATCGACCGCTGGCTCGCCGGCATGCGCCGCTACCAAGCCTCCCTCGCCTGA
- a CDS encoding ABC transporter ATP-binding protein produces MLELENVEVTYPGPPPFTAVKGINLTVPTGSTVGLVGESGSGKSSIARAAIGLTPVTKGRILLDGADVTNPKGKALRLLRGKAQLVFQDPHASLNPRMEIAMAVQEAVSVATGKRITSQSCAVTALDLLDKVGVPKAAMRRYPHQLSGGQLQRVSIARALALEPSLMILDEVTASLDVSVQARILNLLRQLQRELDVSMLYISHDLSVIRYLADHVYVMRHGEMVEAGTADAVFDSPQQEYTKALLSAVPTLGGSRWRARHEPVAAH; encoded by the coding sequence ATGCTTGAGCTGGAGAACGTCGAAGTCACCTACCCGGGCCCGCCCCCGTTCACGGCGGTCAAGGGCATCAACCTGACCGTCCCCACGGGCTCGACCGTGGGCCTGGTCGGCGAGTCCGGCTCGGGCAAGTCGTCCATCGCGCGCGCCGCGATCGGCCTGACGCCGGTGACCAAGGGCCGGATCCTGCTCGACGGCGCCGACGTGACCAACCCGAAGGGCAAGGCGCTGCGCCTCCTGCGCGGCAAGGCCCAGCTGGTGTTCCAGGACCCGCACGCCTCGCTCAACCCGCGCATGGAGATCGCCATGGCCGTGCAGGAGGCCGTCAGCGTCGCCACCGGCAAGCGGATCACCTCGCAGTCGTGCGCCGTGACGGCACTGGACCTGCTGGACAAGGTGGGCGTGCCGAAGGCCGCCATGCGCCGCTACCCCCACCAGCTCTCGGGTGGTCAGCTGCAGCGCGTGTCGATCGCCCGTGCCCTGGCCCTCGAGCCGTCGCTGATGATCCTCGACGAGGTCACCGCGTCGCTCGACGTCTCGGTGCAGGCACGCATCCTCAACCTGCTGCGCCAGCTGCAGCGTGAGCTCGACGTCTCGATGCTCTACATCTCGCACGACCTGTCGGTGATCCGCTACCTGGCCGATCACGTCTACGTGATGCGGCACGGCGAGATGGTCGAGGCGGGCACGGCCGATGCCGTGTTCGATTCGCCGCAGCAGGAGTACACGAAGGCGTTGCTGTCGGCCGTGCCGACGCTGGGCGGGAGCCGCTGGCGTGCACGCCACGAGCCCGTCGCCGCGCACTGA
- a CDS encoding phosphotransferase family protein: MTQLIATEPISRWIETLGIEAEGPLDFERVGAGQSNLTFLVTDAADHRWIMRRPPLGKLLASAHDVEREHRIMSGLQGTGVPVPTIHGFTKDPAVTDAPLMLMDFVDGRVLDTIEAVESVPEGTRRDIGLSLASTLGEVHAVDLEKAGLVDLASHSPYAERQLRRWHRQWEQSRTRDLPIVDDLAARLTANVPKDQGLALVHGDFHLMNVITDPRAGRVTAVLDWELSTLGDPLADLGGLLAYWPQADDEIVTGFQGPTLPGFPTRAELVDEYARATGRDVSAIGFWYVLGLWKIAIIAEGVLRRSIDDPRNTAVTGKISPELIDALMQRADLEARAAGL, translated from the coding sequence GTGACGCAGCTGATCGCGACCGAGCCCATCTCCCGGTGGATCGAGACCCTCGGCATCGAGGCCGAGGGCCCGCTGGACTTCGAGCGCGTGGGCGCCGGGCAGTCGAACCTGACGTTCCTGGTGACCGACGCCGCCGACCACCGCTGGATCATGCGCCGTCCGCCGCTGGGCAAGCTGCTCGCGTCGGCCCACGACGTGGAACGGGAGCACCGGATCATGTCCGGGCTCCAGGGCACGGGCGTGCCGGTGCCGACGATCCACGGCTTCACGAAGGATCCCGCGGTCACCGACGCGCCGCTCATGCTGATGGACTTCGTCGACGGGCGGGTGCTCGACACGATCGAGGCGGTGGAGTCCGTTCCCGAGGGGACGCGCCGCGACATCGGCCTGTCCCTCGCGTCCACGCTGGGCGAGGTGCACGCCGTCGACCTGGAGAAGGCCGGACTGGTCGACCTCGCGAGCCACTCGCCCTACGCGGAGCGACAGCTGCGCCGCTGGCACCGCCAGTGGGAGCAGTCGCGCACGCGTGACCTGCCCATCGTGGACGACCTGGCCGCGCGGCTCACGGCCAACGTCCCGAAGGATCAAGGGCTGGCCCTGGTGCACGGGGACTTCCACCTGATGAACGTCATCACCGACCCCCGGGCGGGGCGCGTGACCGCGGTGCTGGACTGGGAGCTGTCGACCCTGGGCGACCCGCTGGCCGACCTGGGCGGCCTGCTGGCGTACTGGCCGCAGGCCGACGACGAGATCGTCACCGGCTTCCAGGGTCCGACCCTGCCGGGATTCCCGACCCGTGCCGAGCTCGTGGACGAGTACGCGCGGGCCACCGGTCGCGACGTGTCGGCCATCGGCTTCTGGTACGTGCTGGGGCTGTGGAAGATCGCGATCATCGCCGAGGGCGTGCTGCGCCGCTCGATCGACGACCCGCGCAACACCGCGGTGACCGGGAAGATCTCGCCCGAGCTGATCGACGCCCTGATGCAGCGGGCCGACCTCGAGGCGCGGGCCGCGGGCCTGTGA
- a CDS encoding ABC transporter ATP-binding protein, producing MNDDTLLDVRNLSITIEGRDDVPPLVRNVSFSLKRGEIVGIVGESGSGKTLTSLAVSRLLPKGLSMTADRVDYDGHDLVNGSDRELRTVLGTDLAMVFQDPMSSLNPARKIGAQMIETVREHKGLSKKEARDLAIRSLEDVHITEPAKRLKQYPHELSGGMRQRTMIAMGLMGEPSLILADEPTTALDVTVQAQVMQLLCDLNDRKGSAVLLISHNISLLSEVCDRIIVMFRGEIVEDLTTAKLLSGPDHPYTQGLIRAVPDLNTDRTEDLVTIEDGQFDVEREMNHA from the coding sequence ATGAACGACGACACCTTGCTCGACGTGCGCAATCTCTCGATCACCATCGAGGGCCGCGACGACGTCCCGCCGCTGGTGCGCAACGTCTCCTTCTCGCTCAAGCGCGGCGAGATCGTCGGCATCGTGGGGGAGTCCGGAAGCGGCAAGACCCTCACCTCGCTGGCCGTGTCGCGGCTGCTGCCCAAGGGCCTGAGCATGACCGCGGACCGGGTCGACTACGACGGCCATGACCTCGTGAACGGCTCGGACCGCGAGCTGCGGACCGTGCTCGGCACGGACCTGGCCATGGTCTTCCAGGACCCCATGTCCTCGCTCAACCCCGCCCGCAAGATCGGGGCGCAGATGATCGAGACCGTGCGCGAGCACAAGGGCCTGTCGAAGAAGGAGGCCCGCGACCTGGCCATCCGCAGCCTCGAGGACGTGCACATCACCGAGCCCGCCAAGCGGCTCAAGCAGTACCCGCACGAGCTCTCCGGCGGCATGCGCCAGCGCACGATGATCGCGATGGGCCTGATGGGCGAGCCGAGCCTGATCCTGGCCGACGAGCCGACCACCGCACTCGACGTGACGGTGCAGGCCCAGGTCATGCAGCTGCTGTGCGACCTCAACGACCGCAAGGGCAGCGCCGTGCTGCTGATCTCGCACAACATCTCCCTGCTGTCGGAGGTGTGCGACCGGATCATCGTGATGTTCCGCGGCGAGATCGTGGAGGACCTCACCACGGCGAAGCTGCTCTCGGGGCCCGACCACCCCTACACGCAGGGACTGATTCGCGCGGTCCCGGACCTCAACACCGACCGCACCGAGGACCTCGTGACGATCGAGGACGGGCAGTTCGACGTCGAACGGGAGATGAACCATGCTTGA
- a CDS encoding class I adenylate-forming enzyme family protein yields MNAVDRLWDHARNAPDSIALRVGDQSWTYAQVRDLATAWADRLVRAEVQPGDRVLLVAPTSQEFAVVHQAILAVGAVGVTVNSASTAVELEYFLTDAECSLAIAWHETAEVARRAAEATGVELWTLEAGDIEMGPGADLDLPRARETDDTAVLLYTSGTTGKPKGAELTHGNLAACAEIVSGTLGSDSSDRVGTALPLFHVFGQVCVMMATFHVGASLSLLRPFSGEALLRMAAAHQLTVLAGVPTMWNAMLHADVELSRDDLASLTHALSGGAALPLAVADAFRERFGCRVLDGYGLSETTGAGTSAKLSVRRKEGSVGPALSQMKACVVDPEGNPVAPGERGEVALAGPVIMKGYWRRPEATAEVMRGEWFLTGDIGKQDEDGDIWILDRKKDLVIRGGYNVYPREIEEVLYTHPDLREVAVIGVPDDRLGEEVAAVFATHPGREVDTAQLRAWLEERLAGYKVPRIYQEVRELPKGSTGKILKRQLDRGTVLDQGVKVTRERSVS; encoded by the coding sequence ATGAACGCCGTCGATCGCCTGTGGGACCACGCCCGGAACGCTCCGGACAGCATCGCGCTGCGCGTGGGCGACCAGTCCTGGACCTACGCGCAGGTGCGCGACCTCGCGACCGCCTGGGCCGACCGCCTGGTGCGCGCCGAGGTGCAGCCCGGTGACCGGGTGCTGCTCGTGGCGCCGACCTCCCAGGAGTTCGCCGTCGTCCACCAGGCGATCCTCGCCGTGGGTGCGGTCGGCGTGACGGTGAACTCCGCGTCGACCGCCGTCGAGCTGGAGTACTTCCTCACCGACGCCGAGTGCTCGCTCGCGATCGCGTGGCACGAGACGGCCGAGGTCGCCCGGCGGGCCGCCGAGGCCACCGGCGTCGAGCTGTGGACCTTGGAGGCCGGTGACATCGAAATGGGGCCGGGCGCCGACCTGGACCTGCCCCGCGCGAGGGAGACGGACGACACCGCCGTCCTGCTCTACACGTCGGGCACCACGGGCAAGCCCAAGGGTGCCGAGCTCACGCACGGCAACCTCGCGGCCTGTGCCGAGATCGTCTCGGGCACGCTCGGCAGCGACAGCTCGGACCGGGTCGGGACGGCGCTGCCGCTCTTCCACGTCTTCGGGCAGGTCTGCGTGATGATGGCGACGTTCCACGTCGGCGCGAGCCTGTCGCTGCTGCGTCCCTTCAGCGGCGAGGCGCTGCTGAGGATGGCCGCCGCGCACCAGCTGACGGTGCTGGCGGGCGTCCCGACGATGTGGAACGCGATGCTCCACGCTGACGTCGAGCTCTCGCGCGACGACCTCGCGAGCCTGACTCACGCCCTCTCCGGAGGCGCCGCGCTCCCGCTGGCCGTCGCCGACGCGTTCCGCGAGCGCTTCGGCTGCCGCGTGCTGGACGGCTACGGCCTCAGCGAGACCACGGGCGCCGGCACGTCGGCCAAGCTCAGCGTCCGCCGCAAGGAGGGCTCGGTCGGACCGGCTCTCTCGCAGATGAAGGCGTGCGTCGTCGATCCCGAGGGCAACCCCGTGGCGCCGGGCGAGCGGGGCGAGGTCGCGCTCGCGGGCCCCGTCATCATGAAGGGCTACTGGCGCCGGCCCGAGGCCACGGCCGAGGTCATGCGCGGCGAGTGGTTCCTCACCGGCGACATCGGCAAGCAGGACGAGGACGGCGACATCTGGATCCTCGACCGGAAGAAGGACCTGGTCATCCGCGGCGGCTACAACGTCTACCCGCGCGAGATCGAAGAGGTCCTCTACACGCACCCCGACCTGCGGGAGGTCGCCGTGATCGGCGTGCCCGACGACCGGCTGGGGGAGGAGGTCGCGGCCGTCTTCGCGACGCATCCCGGCCGTGAGGTCGACACCGCGCAGCTGCGCGCCTGGCTGGAGGAGCGCCTCGCCGGCTACAAGGTGCCGCGCATCTACCAGGAGGTCCGCGAGCTGCCGAAGGGCTCGACGGGCAAGATCCTCAAGCGCCAGCTGGACCGCGGCACCGTCCTGGATCAGGGCGTGAAGGTCACCCGGGAGAGGAGCGTCTCGTGA
- a CDS encoding HAD family hydrolase: MTATAADVVASAEPPRAVLFDFGGVLTGSVFASFERFSREECGDPDALVRALTDDEEARAALVDHECGRIEDEAFEEAVARALAARGTTVESQGLIARMQRDLHPDHAMTGLVRRLKDEGIAVALVSNSLGRDCYTGHGLDELFDVQAISGREGVRKPSRALYEIACERLGVRPSEAIMIDDLAMNIRAAAALGLGGIVHRDAAETIPALTELLGLAPGTLDADSSVPTT; the protein is encoded by the coding sequence GTGACGGCCACCGCCGCGGACGTCGTCGCCTCCGCCGAGCCGCCCCGCGCGGTGCTGTTCGACTTCGGGGGAGTGCTCACCGGCAGCGTCTTCGCCTCGTTCGAGCGCTTCAGCCGCGAGGAGTGCGGCGATCCGGACGCCCTCGTGCGTGCGCTGACCGACGACGAGGAGGCCCGTGCCGCCCTCGTCGACCACGAGTGCGGCCGCATCGAGGACGAGGCCTTCGAGGAGGCGGTCGCGCGGGCGCTCGCGGCACGCGGGACCACCGTGGAGTCGCAGGGCCTCATCGCCCGCATGCAACGCGACCTGCACCCGGACCACGCGATGACAGGGCTCGTGCGGCGACTGAAGGACGAGGGGATCGCGGTGGCGCTGGTCTCGAACTCGCTCGGCCGCGACTGCTACACGGGGCACGGCCTCGACGAGCTGTTCGACGTTCAGGCGATCTCGGGCCGTGAGGGGGTTCGCAAGCCCTCGCGTGCGCTTTACGAGATCGCGTGCGAGCGACTGGGCGTCAGGCCCTCCGAGGCGATCATGATCGACGACCTCGCGATGAACATCCGTGCGGCCGCGGCGCTGGGCCTGGGCGGGATCGTGCACCGCGACGCGGCGGAGACGATCCCCGCGCTCACGGAGCTGCTCGGGCTGGCGCCCGGGACGCTGGACGCGGACTCGTCCGTCCCGACGACTTGA
- a CDS encoding ABC transporter permease, with translation MKQHKRESSAKQMFKAFLATPTGIISGLILLGLTVLVIMGPNGFGEQAVVSDMARSSEGPSAEFRFGTDALGRDIFTRTLAATRLSILYASAAVLFAMVVGGLIGGLIAAGGPRVRRVGATVIDTMMGFGDILLAVVVVAIVGVGAKGAVLAIGVAFTPHFARFTYSLVDSVMVRDYMSAAQVVGVSRSGIGTRYVGRNVADSLVIVTFTTVAEGIMAMSSLSFLGLGIQSPQFDWGQMLTDGVKNFYLNPYAALVPAVLILITGLAVNLFGDALARAVNPVLWNERPSLFRSKFRRSGAASAAIEPEITLDPGMETETRKGRP, from the coding sequence ATGAAGCAGCACAAGCGCGAGAGCAGCGCCAAGCAGATGTTCAAGGCGTTCCTCGCGACGCCGACCGGCATCATCTCCGGCCTCATCCTGCTCGGCCTGACGGTCCTGGTGATCATGGGCCCGAACGGCTTCGGCGAGCAGGCCGTCGTCAGCGACATGGCCCGCTCGAGCGAGGGACCGTCCGCGGAGTTCCGCTTCGGCACCGACGCCCTGGGCCGCGACATCTTCACCCGCACGCTGGCCGCGACCCGGCTCTCGATCCTCTACGCGTCGGCCGCCGTGCTGTTCGCGATGGTGGTCGGCGGGCTCATCGGCGGTCTGATCGCCGCCGGCGGGCCTCGTGTCCGCAGGGTCGGCGCCACCGTCATCGACACGATGATGGGCTTCGGCGACATCCTGCTGGCCGTCGTGGTCGTCGCGATCGTCGGCGTCGGCGCCAAGGGTGCCGTGCTGGCCATCGGCGTGGCGTTCACGCCGCACTTCGCCCGCTTCACCTACAGCCTCGTCGACTCGGTCATGGTGCGCGACTACATGTCCGCCGCCCAGGTCGTGGGCGTCAGCCGGTCGGGCATCGGCACCCGGTACGTCGGGCGCAACGTGGCCGACAGCCTCGTGATCGTGACCTTCACGACCGTCGCCGAGGGGATCATGGCGATGTCCTCGCTGAGCTTCCTGGGACTGGGCATCCAGTCGCCGCAGTTCGACTGGGGCCAGATGCTCACCGACGGCGTCAAGAACTTCTACCTCAACCCGTACGCGGCGCTCGTGCCCGCGGTGCTGATCCTCATCACCGGCCTCGCGGTCAACCTCTTCGGTGACGCCTTGGCCCGCGCGGTCAACCCCGTGCTGTGGAACGAGCGGCCCAGCCTGTTCCGCTCGAAGTTCCGGCGCTCCGGCGCGGCGTCAGCCGCGATCGAGCCCGAGATCACCCTCGACCCCGGCATGGAGACCGAGACCAGGAAGGGACGCCCATGA
- a CDS encoding acyl-CoA dehydrogenase family protein, whose protein sequence is MHFELSDTAKEYQERLLAFMDEHVYPAEAVYHQQMAESGNPNFHPPVLEDLKKTARSLGLWNLFHPHKNEEWGSPGLSNLEYAPLAEITGRSPYLAPEAINCNAPDTGNMEVLQLFGTAEHKEKYLKPLLAGEMASAFCMTEPAVASSDATNVELRMVPDGDEYVLNGRKWFASNALHANCKVLIVMGKTNLEAETHRQQSMMVVPIDTPGVTVVRGLPVFGYLDREGHAEILFEDVRVPKTALLAGEGDGFMISQARLGPGRIHHCMRSIGMAERALDLMIDRAQSRTTFGQPVADRSNIQDWIAEARIEIEATRLLVLKTAWLMDTVGNQKARVEIAAIKVKAPEIALKIIDRAIQVHGGGGVTDDFPLASFYAHQRTLRIADGPDEVHKRTLARVELRRRTNERDARA, encoded by the coding sequence ATGCATTTCGAACTCTCCGACACCGCCAAGGAGTACCAGGAGCGGTTACTCGCCTTCATGGACGAGCACGTCTACCCGGCCGAGGCCGTGTACCACCAGCAGATGGCCGAGTCGGGCAACCCGAACTTCCACCCGCCGGTGCTGGAGGACCTGAAGAAGACGGCGCGTTCGCTGGGTCTGTGGAACCTGTTCCACCCGCACAAGAACGAGGAGTGGGGCTCGCCCGGCCTCAGCAACCTCGAGTACGCGCCGTTGGCGGAGATCACGGGTCGTAGCCCGTACCTGGCTCCGGAGGCGATCAACTGCAACGCTCCGGACACCGGGAACATGGAGGTGCTGCAGCTGTTCGGCACCGCCGAGCACAAGGAGAAGTACCTCAAGCCGCTGCTCGCCGGTGAGATGGCGTCGGCGTTCTGCATGACCGAGCCGGCCGTGGCGAGCTCGGACGCGACGAATGTCGAGCTGCGGATGGTTCCCGACGGCGACGAGTACGTCCTCAACGGCCGCAAGTGGTTCGCGTCGAACGCGCTGCACGCGAACTGCAAGGTCCTGATCGTGATGGGCAAGACCAACCTCGAGGCCGAGACGCACCGTCAGCAGTCGATGATGGTCGTCCCGATCGACACCCCGGGCGTGACCGTGGTGCGGGGTCTGCCGGTGTTCGGCTACCTGGACCGTGAGGGCCACGCGGAGATCCTGTTCGAGGACGTCCGGGTTCCCAAGACGGCGCTGCTGGCCGGTGAGGGCGATGGCTTCATGATCAGCCAGGCCCGTCTGGGTCCGGGCCGGATCCATCACTGCATGCGCTCGATCGGCATGGCCGAGCGGGCGTTGGACCTGATGATCGACCGCGCTCAGTCGCGGACCACGTTCGGTCAGCCGGTCGCGGACCGGTCGAACATCCAGGACTGGATCGCCGAGGCCCGCATCGAGATCGAGGCGACCCGCCTGCTGGTGCTCAAGACGGCGTGGCTGATGGACACCGTCGGCAACCAGAAGGCCCGGGTGGAGATCGCCGCGATCAAGGTCAAGGCGCCCGAGATCGCGCTGAAGATCATCGACCGGGCGATCCAGGTCCACGGCGGCGGTGGCGTCACCGACGACTTCCCGCTCGCCTCGTTCTACGCCCACCAGCGCACCCTGCGGATCGCCGACGGCCCCGACGAGGTCCACAAGCGCACCCTCGCCCGCGTCGAGCTGCGCCGCCGCACGAACGAGCGGGACGCTCGCGCCTGA